From Asterias amurensis chromosome 3, ASM3211899v1, a single genomic window includes:
- the LOC139935006 gene encoding CKLF-like MARVEL transmembrane domain-containing protein 4, giving the protein MTDKTVEVATVSSHHTVSTTSTTTTTPYGGTTTSSASCTCDLNYLRSVQGITKILEILLSFMAFIIMVAAPNRNGSLNFFLFVAIAACAVSSIILLLLCTHLHLKVALPWNIVFAGVYAVLVVVFFVAFIFAAVNAANSFHGSATTLGFFAIVAYIGSLVSAVQDWRLSRQMMQQTPGGSTAATGPFSGQQEPPAYESQY; this is encoded by the exons ATGACGGATAAAACTGTGGAGGTAGCTACGGTTTCGAGCCATCATACAGTGTCTACAACATCAACAACTACAACTACGCCGTATGGAGGAACGACTACTAGCAGTGCCAGCTGCACATGTGATTTAAACTATCTCCGCTCCGTGCAGGGCATCACCAAAATATTGGAGATT CTGTTGTCGTTTATGGCTTTCATCATTATGGTCGCCGCTCCGAACAGAAATGGCAGCTTAAATTTCTTCCTCTTCGTTGCCATAGCAGCATGTGCAGTCTCCTCGATCATCCTCCTCCTTTTATGTACTCATTTACATCTTAAAGTTGCTCTTCCGTGGAATATAGTG TTTGCAGGTGTTTATGCAGTTCTAGTTGTGGTTTTCTTCGTTGCGTTCATCTTTGCCGCAGTTAACGCTGCAAATTCATTTCATGGGTCAGCTACG ACCTTGGGGTTCTTTGCTATCGTAGCGTACATTGGGAGCCTCGTCTCTGCCGTGCAGGATTGGCGTCTAAGCCGTCAGATGATGCAGCAAACACCCGGTGGTTCGACAGCTGCAACCGGCCCCTTTAGCGGCCAGCAAGAGCCACCTGCCTACGAGTCACAGTACTGA